The stretch of DNA TGTGACAGCCGTCTGACGGGAGTTTATCTATCACGCTGTCCGAGAGAGTGGTATGTCGACCCGGTACACGGTCACGTGTGACGACGACCAGGCCCGGGCGATCGCGGTGCTGGCGCGCCGCTACGGCATCAGCGAGGAGGCAGTCATCAAACAGCTCATCGACCGCGGACTGGACGACGTCGAGGAACAGCGGGTCTGAGCCGGGTTTCAGGCGGGGTTCTTCCGCGAGAGCGAACTGCCACAGACCGGACAGCGGTCGTGGTTCTCCTCGAACTCCCGGCCACAGCCCGCACACTGGAACAGCCAGTCCCGCTGCTCGGTGATCCCGTCGCGGTCGATGACCTCGACGGCGACGTCGAGCTTCTCCGCGACGTTCTGCATCGCGTAGTCGTCGGTGACGAGGTGCCCGTCGAGTTCGAACGCCGCCGCCACCAGGCGGACGTCCGTCTCCGAGAGTTCGTCGAGGTCGCCCGTCTCGCGGGCGGCGCGCTCGATGCGCTCGACGGTCTCCTCCTCCGGGATGTGGAGGTGCATCCCCGACCCCTCCAGCGCGTCGAATCGGTACGCGGCCTCGTCTTCCAGTTCCTCGCGGACCAGCGGGATGGTCGCGATCTGCTCCTCCGTGTGGTACTCGTTGATGAACGCCGACGAGTCGAGAACGTACATCTACCGGTCGACGATCATGTGGTCCTTGACTGCCGTCACCTGTTCGACGGGGACGAGCAGGTGGCCCTCCTCGCTGTACTCGAAGTCCGTGGTGTGCAGGGAGTCGGCGGGCTCGATGACCAGATGGTTCAGCGCCCCCGAGGAGAGGTCCATCGTGATGTTGTAGAGGCTACCCAGTTCCTTCCCGTCGCTCCCCATCACGTCCTTTCCGGAGAGGTTCTCGGCGAGTATCTCGGGCATACGCGCCCTTCCGCGCGAGATACCATAAACGCCACGGGGCGTCCGACGCCCGTCAGCCGGGTGTTGCCGGCCCCGGCGACACCCACCGTTATCCGGGTGGGACCCCCAGGGAGAGTGATGACGGACTCTCGACGGCAGTTCCTCGCGGCAGTCGGTGCCGGCGTGACGGGCCTGTTAGCCGGGTGCGGCGGGGGCGACGGTGGGGGCGGGACGGCCACCGACGCGCCGACGGACACCCCGACACCGACCGACACCGCGACGGAGACGCCGACCACCACCGCGACGGAGACGTCGACCGCCACCGCGACGGCGACCGATACCGAGACGCCGACCGCCACCGCGACGGCGACGCCCGCCGGCGACCCGGACCAGCGGGTGGCAGTCGCGCCGGACGGCTTCGTCTTCGAGCCCGAGACGTTCGAGATCGCGGTCGGCGACACCGTCCAGTGGGTGTGGGAGGGCGGCGGACACAACGTCGAGCCGACGGCGACGCCGTCGGGCAGCGACTGGCGGGGGACCCCCGGCGACGACACGTACCCCGAAGGGTACACCCACTCGCACACCTTCGCGGTCGCGGGCGAGTACGAGTACCACTGTGTCCCCCACCAGAGCCTCGGGATGGACGGGTCGTTCGCCGTCACCGAGTGACACAGAACCGGCGGGAGCGCCGGATGACGACGAACTTAACTACCGTCGCCGACAGGTTCCGGTAACTTCTGGGGCCATCTATGTCTGACACCGACGCCACCACAGAGACCGACCACAGCCTCCGGACGCCCATCGTCGCGGTGCTCGGCCACGTCGACCACGGGAAGACCAGCCTGCTGGACCGCATCCGCGGGTCGGCCGTCACGGCCGGCGAGTCCGGCGCGATCACCCAGCACATCGGCGCGACGGCGGTGCCGCTGGAGGTCATCTCCGAGATCGCGGGCGAGCTCGTCGACCCGACGGACTTCGACCTGCCGGGCCTGCTCTTTATCGACACGCCCGGCCACCACTCGTTCTCGACGCTGCGGGCTCGCGGGGGCGCGCTGGCCGACATCGCCGTCCTCGTCGTCGACGTCAACGACGGCTTCCAGCCCCAGACCCTGGAGGCCATCGACATCCTCAAGCGGACCCAGACGCCCTTTATCGTCGCCGCGAACAAGATCGACACCGTCCCGGGCTGGAACCCCAACGAGAACCAGCCCGTCCAGCGGACGATGGACGCCCAGTCCGACCGGGTGCGGTCGGACCTCGACGAGAAGCTCTACGAGATCATCGGCCAGCTCTCGGACAACGGGTTCTCGGCGGACATGTACTGGCGCGTCCAGAACTTCCAGGCCAACATCGGCGTCGTCCCCGTCTCCGCGGAGACCGGCGAGGGCGTCCCGGACCTGCTGACGGTGATGATGGGCCTCTCCCAGCGGTACATGAAAGAGGAGATGGAGATCGACACCACCGGCCCCGGCGTCGGCACCGTCCTCGAGGTCAAGGACACGCAGGGCTTCGGGACGACGCTCGACGCCATCGTCTACGACGGCTGCATCCGCCCGGACGACACCATCGTCGTCGGGGGAATGCAGGGTCCCATCGTCACCGACGTCCGCGCGCTGCTGCGGCCCCGACCCCTGGAGGAGATCCGCACCGAACAGGAGTTCGAACAGGTCGACGAGGTGGCGGCCGCCGACGGCGTGAAGATCGCCGCGCCCGACCTCGACGACGCGATGGCCGGCGCGCCCATCCGGGTGGTCCGCGGCCAGGACGTCGAGGCGGTCGAGGAGGCGGTCCGCGAGGAGCTGGCGGAGATCTCCGTCACGACGGAGGAAGAGGGCGTCGTCGTCAAGGCCGACACGCTGGGCTCGCTGGAGGCCATCTCCAACACGCTCGAGGAGGAGGAGATCCCCATCGTGCGCGCCGAGGTCGGTGCCGTCGCGCCGCGGGACGTCCGGGTCGCCGACACGGCCAACGAGCCGACCAACCGCGCGATCCTCGCGTTCTCCGTCGAGGTGCTCGACGACGCGCGCGACCTCGCCGACCAGGAGGACGTGAAGCTGTTCGAGGACGACGTCATCTACCAGCTCGTCGACGAGTACGACGAGCACGTCACGTCCATCGAGGAGGCCCAGCAGGAGCAGATCCTCGACAACATCACGCGCCCGGCGAAGTTCCGCGTCCTCCCGGACCACACGTTCCGTCAGTCCGACCCCGCCGTCGTCGGCATCGAGGTGCTGTCGGGCGAACTCCGGCGCAACGTCAACGTCGTCAAGTGGAACGGCGACGAACCCGACCGGGTCGGCCAGCTCAAGAGCCTCCAGGACGAGGGCGAGGACGTCGACGCGGCCCGGACCGGCGAGCGGCTGGCGGCCTCGATCGACGGGCCGACCGTCGGCCGGCAGATCCGGGAGGGCGACGACCTCTGGGTGGAGATCCCGGAGAAACACGCGAAGATCCTGGAGCAGGAACTGAAGGAAGACATCTCCGTCGACGAGCGCGAG from Haloarcula litorea encodes:
- a CDS encoding ribbon-helix-helix protein, CopG family, whose product is MSTRYTVTCDDDQARAIAVLARRYGISEEAVIKQLIDRGLDDVEEQRV
- a CDS encoding NOB1 family endonuclease, which produces MYVLDSSAFINEYHTEEQIATIPLVREELEDEAAYRFDALEGSGMHLHIPEEETVERIERAARETGDLDELSETDVRLVAAAFELDGHLVTDDYAMQNVAEKLDVAVEVIDRDGITEQRDWLFQCAGCGREFEENHDRCPVCGSSLSRKNPA
- a CDS encoding PRC-barrel domain-containing protein translates to MPEILAENLSGKDVMGSDGKELGSLYNITMDLSSGALNHLVIEPADSLHTTDFEYSEEGHLLVPVEQVTAVKDHMIVDR
- a CDS encoding plastocyanin/azurin family copper-binding protein, translated to MTDSRRQFLAAVGAGVTGLLAGCGGGDGGGGTATDAPTDTPTPTDTATETPTTTATETSTATATATDTETPTATATATPAGDPDQRVAVAPDGFVFEPETFEIAVGDTVQWVWEGGGHNVEPTATPSGSDWRGTPGDDTYPEGYTHSHTFAVAGEYEYHCVPHQSLGMDGSFAVTE
- the infB gene encoding translation initiation factor IF-2 yields the protein MSDTDATTETDHSLRTPIVAVLGHVDHGKTSLLDRIRGSAVTAGESGAITQHIGATAVPLEVISEIAGELVDPTDFDLPGLLFIDTPGHHSFSTLRARGGALADIAVLVVDVNDGFQPQTLEAIDILKRTQTPFIVAANKIDTVPGWNPNENQPVQRTMDAQSDRVRSDLDEKLYEIIGQLSDNGFSADMYWRVQNFQANIGVVPVSAETGEGVPDLLTVMMGLSQRYMKEEMEIDTTGPGVGTVLEVKDTQGFGTTLDAIVYDGCIRPDDTIVVGGMQGPIVTDVRALLRPRPLEEIRTEQEFEQVDEVAAADGVKIAAPDLDDAMAGAPIRVVRGQDVEAVEEAVREELAEISVTTEEEGVVVKADTLGSLEAISNTLEEEEIPIVRAEVGAVAPRDVRVADTANEPTNRAILAFSVEVLDDARDLADQEDVKLFEDDVIYQLVDEYDEHVTSIEEAQQEQILDNITRPAKFRVLPDHTFRQSDPAVVGIEVLSGELRRNVNVVKWNGDEPDRVGQLKSLQDEGEDVDAARTGERLAASIDGPTVGRQIREGDDLWVEIPEKHAKILEQELKEDISVDEREALSMYLEKHRNRDPFWGK